In Stenotrophomonas sp. ESTM1D_MKCIP4_1, a single genomic region encodes these proteins:
- a CDS encoding DUF819 family protein, whose protein sequence is MIQNDIVVFGLIAATLGAVFWTASREHGPWKRFYTFVPALLLCYLIPGIYNTVGLIDGQNTKLYNPIARDILLPAALILLTLAVDIKGILRLGPKLVLMYLGASASIMLGAVVAFLVMRAIHPDTVAGDTWAGMAALAGSWIGGGANMLAMREVFDVNATTFGQFAVVDVGVGYVWMAALIFLAGRAARIDARSGADTSAIDELKERIARFQAEHERIPSLTDLMLIVAVAFGGVGLSHAIGAPLAAWFKANVSWASQFSLDAPFVWVVVLSTTLGLSLSFTRARTLEGAGASRLGSLLLYFLIACIGMQMDLLALLDRPWLFLLGLIWIAVHIVLLWCLGKLLKVPFFYFAIGSQSNIGGPASAPVVAAAFHPALAPVGVLLGTMGYATGTYLAYIVGITLRALAGQG, encoded by the coding sequence ATGATCCAGAACGACATCGTGGTCTTCGGTCTGATCGCCGCCACCCTCGGCGCGGTGTTCTGGACCGCGTCGCGGGAGCACGGCCCGTGGAAGCGCTTCTACACCTTCGTGCCGGCGCTGCTCCTGTGCTATCTCATCCCCGGCATCTACAACACCGTCGGCCTCATCGACGGGCAGAACACCAAGCTCTACAACCCCATCGCACGCGACATCCTGCTGCCGGCGGCGCTGATCCTGCTGACGCTGGCGGTGGACATCAAGGGCATCCTGCGGCTGGGCCCGAAACTGGTGCTGATGTACCTGGGCGCCTCGGCCAGCATCATGCTGGGTGCCGTGGTGGCCTTCCTGGTGATGCGCGCGATCCATCCCGACACCGTGGCCGGCGATACCTGGGCCGGCATGGCGGCGCTGGCCGGCAGCTGGATCGGAGGCGGCGCCAACATGCTGGCCATGCGCGAAGTCTTCGACGTCAACGCGACCACCTTCGGCCAGTTCGCCGTGGTCGACGTCGGCGTGGGCTATGTGTGGATGGCGGCGCTGATTTTCCTGGCCGGTCGCGCGGCGAGGATCGACGCGCGCAGTGGCGCCGATACCTCGGCCATCGACGAACTGAAGGAGCGCATCGCACGCTTCCAGGCCGAGCATGAGCGCATTCCCAGCCTGACCGACCTGATGCTGATCGTGGCGGTGGCCTTCGGAGGCGTCGGCCTGTCGCACGCCATCGGCGCGCCGCTGGCGGCGTGGTTCAAGGCGAATGTCAGCTGGGCCTCGCAGTTCAGCCTGGATGCCCCGTTCGTGTGGGTGGTGGTGCTGTCGACCACGCTGGGCCTCAGCCTGAGCTTCACCCGCGCGCGTACGCTGGAAGGCGCGGGCGCCTCACGGCTGGGTTCGCTGCTGCTGTATTTCCTCATCGCCTGCATCGGCATGCAGATGGACCTGCTGGCGCTGCTGGACCGCCCGTGGCTGTTCCTGCTGGGGCTGATCTGGATCGCCGTGCACATCGTGCTGCTGTGGTGCCTGGGCAAGCTGCTGAAAGTGCCGTTCTTCTACTTCGCCATCGGCTCGCAGTCCAACATCGGCGGCCCGGCCTCGGCGCCGGTCGTTGCTGCTGCGTTCCATCCCGCGCTGGCACCGGTCGGCGTGCTGCTGGGTACGATGGGCTATGCCACCGGCACGTACCTGGCCTACATCGTCGGCATCACCCTGCGTGCGCTGGCCGGGCAGGGGTGA
- a CDS encoding GNAT family N-acetyltransferase, whose translation MSIVIRDVREHELDSVLALNNNAGLAILPLDAARLHLFYETAEYFRVAERDGNLAGFLIGFGSDSQHDSSNFAWFKQQLATPFFYIDRIVVASRRRGGGVGRAFYADAQSFAELRYPQMTCEVFLDHGADAALLFHGSFGFRELGQNTMPHVDVRASMLAKELCSYPWVHETYGGKLPDVAWARDRQLPVQAQRPTGT comes from the coding sequence ATGTCGATTGTCATCCGCGACGTGCGCGAGCACGAGCTCGATTCCGTCCTGGCGTTGAACAACAATGCAGGCCTGGCCATCCTCCCGCTGGATGCCGCGCGCCTGCACCTGTTCTACGAAACCGCTGAGTATTTCCGCGTCGCCGAGCGCGACGGCAACCTGGCCGGCTTCCTGATCGGCTTCGGCAGCGACAGCCAGCACGACAGCAGCAACTTCGCCTGGTTCAAGCAGCAGCTGGCCACCCCCTTCTTCTATATCGACCGCATCGTGGTCGCCAGCCGCCGTCGCGGCGGTGGCGTCGGCCGTGCGTTCTATGCCGATGCGCAGAGCTTTGCCGAGCTGCGCTACCCGCAGATGACCTGCGAGGTGTTCCTGGACCACGGCGCCGACGCCGCCCTGCTCTTCCACGGCAGCTTCGGCTTCCGCGAGCTGGGCCAGAACACCATGCCGCACGTCGATGTGCGCGCCAGCATGCTGGCCAAGGAACTGTGCAGCTACCCGTGGGTACACGAAACCTACGGCGGCAAGCTGCCGGATGTGGCATGGGCGCGTGACCGGCAGCTGCCGGTGCAGGCACAGCGGCCGACGGGGACCTGA
- a CDS encoding sensor histidine kinase has protein sequence MLGVLSHTRVLRLAGLFTWVMVGLPLAYSQFENLHARADMGGWAVLLFLAYLSFGAAYFRLTRSLRSDSHTTWLDRGLLLLLTISALGVSFLSGSGLGSILMMVAAGVIPWMLSVRLGVLWLLVSQLAVAPVYYVLLRFPLFEAVMQSLLYGGFSMFIFVTSLVARQQTEARDEQRRLNAELRATRALLAESARVNERTRISRELHDVLGHQLTALTLNLEVAGHLAEGQALEHVKRSHTLAKLLLGNVREVVSQLRETGAIDLAAALRPLTENVPSLDIVLDVEEPLNVEDPQRAHVLLRCTQEIITNAVRHAQARHLWIRVYREAPGQVVVEANDDGVGAQRVNAGNGLRGMRERLQQCGGQLQVDTHPGEGFRLRATVPATVLAALTEVPEGVR, from the coding sequence ATGTTGGGAGTCCTCAGCCATACCCGTGTCCTCCGCCTGGCCGGCCTGTTTACCTGGGTCATGGTCGGCCTGCCCCTGGCCTATTCGCAGTTCGAGAACCTGCATGCCCGTGCCGACATGGGCGGCTGGGCTGTGCTGCTGTTCCTGGCCTACCTGTCCTTCGGCGCCGCTTACTTCCGGCTGACCCGCTCGCTGCGCAGCGACAGCCACACCACCTGGCTGGACCGCGGGCTGCTCCTGCTGCTCACCATTTCCGCGCTGGGGGTCAGCTTCCTCAGCGGCTCGGGCCTGGGCAGCATCCTGATGATGGTCGCCGCCGGGGTCATCCCGTGGATGCTCTCGGTGCGGCTGGGCGTGCTGTGGCTGCTGGTCAGCCAGCTGGCGGTGGCCCCGGTCTATTACGTGCTGCTGCGTTTCCCGCTGTTCGAGGCAGTGATGCAGTCACTGCTGTATGGCGGCTTTTCCATGTTCATCTTCGTGACCAGCCTGGTCGCGCGGCAGCAGACCGAGGCCCGTGATGAGCAGCGCCGCCTGAATGCCGAACTGCGCGCGACCCGCGCCCTGCTGGCCGAAAGCGCGCGGGTGAACGAGCGCACCCGCATCTCGCGCGAACTGCACGACGTGCTGGGCCACCAGCTGACGGCGCTGACCCTGAACCTGGAAGTGGCCGGGCATCTGGCCGAGGGCCAGGCGCTGGAACACGTCAAGCGTTCACATACCCTGGCCAAGCTGCTGCTGGGCAACGTGCGCGAAGTGGTCAGCCAGCTGCGCGAGACCGGCGCCATCGACCTGGCCGCCGCGCTGCGCCCGCTGACCGAGAATGTGCCCTCGCTGGACATCGTGCTGGATGTGGAGGAGCCGCTGAACGTGGAAGACCCGCAGCGTGCCCACGTGCTGCTGCGCTGCACCCAGGAGATCATCACCAACGCGGTGCGCCATGCCCAGGCCCGCCACCTGTGGATCCGGGTGTACCGTGAGGCGCCGGGGCAGGTGGTCGTGGAGGCCAATGATGACGGGGTCGGCGCGCAGAGGGTCAATGCGGGCAATGGCTTGCGCGGGATGCGCGAACGCCTGCAACAATGTGGCGGCCAGCTGCAGGTGGACACCCACCCCGGCGAAGGCTTCCGCCTGCGGGCCACGGTACCGGCAACGGTGCTGGCGGCCCTCACCGAAGTTCCTGAAGGAGTGCGTTGA
- the minD gene encoding septum site-determining protein MinD, which translates to MAEIIVVTSGKGGVGKTTSSASLACGLARRGKKVAVIDFDVGLRNLDLIMGCERRVVYDFVNVVHGEATLKQALIKDKRFDNLYVLAASQTRDKDALTQEGVGKVLKDLAADGFDYIICDSPAGIEKGAFLAMYFADRAVVVVNPEVSSVRDSDRIIGLLDSKTHKAESGQNVPAFLLLTRYTPVRVESGEMLSIADVEEVLGLKAIGVIPESGDVLNASNKGEPVILDVESAAGQAYDDAVARILGEERPMRFTNVEKKGFFSKLFGG; encoded by the coding sequence TTGGCTGAAATCATCGTAGTCACCTCCGGCAAGGGCGGCGTCGGCAAGACCACTTCCAGCGCGAGCCTGGCCTGCGGCCTGGCACGGCGCGGCAAGAAGGTGGCCGTGATCGACTTCGACGTCGGCCTGCGCAACCTCGACCTGATCATGGGTTGCGAGCGCCGCGTGGTGTACGACTTCGTCAACGTCGTGCACGGCGAAGCCACCCTCAAGCAGGCCCTCATCAAGGACAAGCGCTTCGACAACCTGTACGTGCTGGCTGCCTCGCAGACCCGCGACAAGGACGCGCTGACCCAGGAAGGCGTGGGCAAGGTCCTCAAGGACCTGGCCGCCGACGGCTTCGACTACATCATCTGCGACTCCCCGGCCGGCATCGAGAAGGGCGCCTTCCTGGCGATGTACTTCGCCGACCGCGCCGTGGTGGTGGTGAACCCGGAAGTGTCGTCGGTGCGCGACTCGGACCGCATCATCGGCCTGCTGGACTCGAAGACCCACAAGGCCGAATCGGGCCAGAACGTGCCGGCCTTCCTGCTGCTGACCCGCTACACCCCGGTGCGCGTGGAAAGCGGTGAGATGCTGAGCATCGCCGACGTGGAAGAAGTGCTGGGCCTGAAGGCGATCGGCGTGATCCCCGAATCGGGCGACGTGCTCAATGCCTCCAACAAGGGCGAGCCGGTCATCCTGGACGTGGAATCGGCCGCCGGCCAGGCCTACGACGATGCCGTTGCACGCATCCTCGGCGAAGAGCGCCCGATGCGCTTCACCAACGTCGAGAAGAAGGGCTTCTTCAGCAAGCTGTTCGGAGGGTAA
- a CDS encoding oligopeptide transporter, OPT family, whose translation MNHDAAPKQLTFRAVALAIVLAVVLSAANAYLGLFAGLTIATAIPAAVISMGVLRLLGGGSILENNIVQTGASAGSSIAAGVIFTIPALVIMGYWPDFKYWWVLGIAGLGGLLGVLFSVPLRRSMIVEDPLPFPEGKAAAEVLKAGENPGPGLKILGLSAVIGAFVKLAAESGLRLIPDAWSTSAYVGSSKITAFIGTNLSPALLGVGYIVGLNVGIVVVSGSILTWHIAIPIYQAFFMNTDPALAASVATASSTEAAFAIWGAKMRYLGVGAMLIGGIWTLISLRKSLLNGVKSGFAAARKSGGPVLAHTERDLPMKWMLVALVVFVLPLLALYQAIVGQWHVSIPMTIIMIVAGFLFVSVSAYLAGLIGSSNNPVSGITISTILFASAVLVVLLGADGLKPVGTGGAPLGAVAAIMIGAVVCCAAAVGGDNLQDLKAGYIVGATPWKQQLMLGIGAFSCALIMAPVLNLLATAYGIGVKSELHPNALAAPQANLMASVAKGLFGGELPWTFIGIGAVVGAVIIAFDSWLKSRGSRFRVPVLAAAIGIYLPLELMVPIFLGGLIAYLVERFHKVRGDDEEGRDRVHKPGVLFAAGLITGEALMGIAIAVPIVISSQADVLALPFHLPAAQWIGLGVLFLVGWLIYRTGKRAMA comes from the coding sequence ATGAACCATGACGCTGCGCCCAAGCAGCTCACCTTCCGCGCAGTGGCCCTGGCCATCGTGCTGGCGGTGGTGCTGTCGGCGGCCAACGCCTATCTCGGTCTGTTCGCAGGCCTGACCATCGCCACCGCCATTCCCGCGGCGGTCATTTCCATGGGCGTGCTGCGCCTGCTGGGCGGTGGTTCCATTCTCGAAAACAACATTGTCCAGACCGGCGCCTCGGCCGGTTCGTCCATCGCCGCCGGTGTCATCTTCACCATCCCGGCGCTGGTCATCATGGGCTACTGGCCGGACTTCAAGTACTGGTGGGTGCTGGGCATCGCAGGCCTGGGTGGCCTGCTGGGCGTGCTGTTCTCGGTGCCGCTGCGCCGTTCCATGATCGTCGAAGACCCGCTTCCGTTCCCGGAAGGCAAGGCGGCGGCCGAAGTGCTGAAGGCCGGTGAGAACCCCGGCCCGGGCCTGAAGATCCTCGGCCTGTCGGCCGTCATCGGCGCCTTCGTCAAGCTGGCCGCCGAAAGCGGCCTGCGCCTGATTCCTGATGCCTGGTCGACCTCGGCCTACGTCGGGAGCTCGAAGATCACCGCCTTCATCGGCACCAACCTGTCGCCGGCCCTGCTGGGCGTGGGCTACATCGTCGGCCTGAACGTCGGCATCGTGGTTGTGTCCGGCTCGATCCTGACCTGGCACATCGCCATCCCGATCTACCAGGCGTTCTTCATGAACACCGATCCGGCCCTGGCCGCGTCGGTCGCCACCGCCTCGTCCACCGAAGCGGCGTTCGCCATCTGGGGCGCGAAGATGCGCTATCTGGGTGTCGGCGCAATGCTGATCGGCGGCATCTGGACCCTGATCTCGCTGCGCAAGTCGCTGCTGAACGGCGTCAAGAGTGGCTTCGCTGCCGCGCGCAAGAGTGGCGGGCCGGTGCTGGCCCATACCGAACGCGACCTGCCGATGAAGTGGATGCTGGTCGCCCTGGTGGTCTTCGTGCTGCCGCTGCTGGCCCTGTACCAGGCCATCGTCGGCCAGTGGCACGTGTCGATCCCGATGACCATCATCATGATCGTCGCCGGCTTCCTGTTCGTTTCCGTCTCGGCCTACCTGGCCGGCCTGATCGGTTCGTCCAACAACCCGGTCTCGGGCATCACCATCTCCACCATCCTGTTCGCTTCGGCGGTGCTGGTGGTGCTGCTGGGCGCCGACGGCCTCAAGCCGGTCGGTACCGGTGGTGCGCCGCTGGGCGCCGTGGCCGCCATCATGATCGGTGCGGTGGTGTGCTGCGCGGCCGCCGTGGGCGGTGACAACCTGCAGGATCTCAAGGCGGGTTACATCGTCGGTGCCACCCCGTGGAAGCAGCAGCTGATGCTGGGCATCGGCGCGTTCTCGTGCGCGCTGATCATGGCCCCGGTGCTGAACCTGCTGGCCACCGCTTACGGCATCGGCGTGAAGTCCGAACTGCACCCGAACGCGCTGGCCGCCCCGCAGGCCAACCTGATGGCCTCGGTAGCCAAGGGCCTGTTCGGTGGCGAACTGCCGTGGACCTTCATCGGCATCGGTGCCGTGGTCGGTGCAGTCATCATCGCCTTCGACAGCTGGCTGAAGTCGCGCGGTTCGCGCTTCCGTGTGCCGGTGCTGGCCGCCGCCATCGGTATCTACCTGCCGCTGGAACTGATGGTGCCGATCTTCCTGGGCGGCCTGATCGCCTACCTGGTCGAGCGCTTCCACAAGGTGCGTGGCGATGATGAAGAAGGCCGCGACCGCGTGCACAAGCCGGGCGTGCTGTTCGCAGCTGGCTTGATCACCGGCGAGGCGCTGATGGGTATCGCCATCGCCGTGCCGATCGTGATCAGCAGCCAGGCCGACGTGCTGGCGCTGCCGTTCCACCTGCCGGCCGCGCAGTGGATCGGCCTGGGCGTGCTGTTCCTTGTCGGCTGGCTGATCTACCGCACCGGCAAGCGCGCGATGGCGTAA
- a CDS encoding S9 family peptidase: protein MKLRHALLPLALLAALPSVAAARGLEIRDMVAMDRVSAPVLTADGGTVVFAKRTTDANLKASTALFARNLRTRDAAPPKQITPAGWNVNSASLSADGQTVYFLSAKNGSQQLYAQAISGGTPRQLTDFPVDVDSYHVSPQDDRVLFSAGVFQACASDLACTEKKLKDVADAKASGKVFDSLFVRHWDTWNDGRRNTLFVAPLPAAKAGPVKGASALSATIDGDAPSKPFGGNDDFTWSPDGASVVASIRVAGKQEPWSTNFDLYRFDAAGKQAPVNLTASNPAWDAGPVFSADGRTLFYRAMKRPGFEADRFGLMAMDVASGKTREIAPQWDRSAGEINLSSDGASIYTTTDDLGEHPLFQIDVASGKATKVIGDGTVSSVSVAGNSVAITRNSLKSNDQVLVGLLPAAGQPIGELRALTPAAGDVLKDVTFGDFEQFSFKGWNNDTVHGYVVKPHNYQEGKSYPVAFLIHGGPQGSFGNGWSYRWNPQTYTGQGYAVVMIDFHGSTGYGQAFTDAISQHWGDRPLEDLQKGWDAALKKYSFLNGDKACALGASYGGFMVNWIAGNWNSPFKCLVNHDGVFDQRMMGYATEELWFTEWEQGGTPYEKAANFEKFNPVNHVADWKKPILVIHGQQDFRIPVEQGLAAFTAAQRQGIESKFLYFPDENHWVLKPNNSILWHDTVNAWLKQHIGE, encoded by the coding sequence ATGAAACTGCGTCATGCCCTGCTGCCACTGGCCCTGCTGGCCGCCCTGCCCAGCGTTGCCGCTGCCCGTGGCCTGGAAATCCGCGACATGGTGGCCATGGATCGTGTCTCCGCCCCGGTCCTGACCGCCGACGGTGGCACCGTGGTGTTCGCCAAGCGCACCACCGATGCCAACCTCAAGGCCAGCACCGCGCTGTTCGCGCGCAACCTGCGTACCCGCGATGCGGCGCCGCCGAAGCAGATCACCCCGGCCGGCTGGAACGTCAATTCGGCGTCGCTGTCCGCGGACGGCCAGACCGTGTACTTCCTCAGCGCGAAGAACGGCAGCCAGCAGCTGTACGCGCAGGCCATCAGTGGCGGCACCCCGCGCCAGCTGACCGATTTCCCGGTGGACGTGGACAGCTACCACGTCTCGCCGCAGGACGACCGCGTGCTGTTCAGCGCCGGCGTGTTCCAGGCCTGTGCCTCCGACCTGGCCTGCACCGAGAAGAAGCTCAAGGACGTGGCCGATGCCAAGGCCAGCGGCAAGGTCTTCGATTCGCTGTTCGTGCGCCATTGGGACACCTGGAACGACGGCCGTCGCAACACCCTGTTCGTGGCGCCGCTGCCGGCCGCCAAAGCCGGCCCGGTGAAGGGCGCCTCGGCGCTGAGCGCAACCATCGATGGCGACGCGCCGTCCAAGCCGTTCGGTGGCAATGACGATTTCACCTGGTCGCCGGATGGCGCCAGCGTGGTCGCCAGCATCCGCGTGGCCGGCAAGCAGGAACCGTGGTCGACCAACTTCGACCTGTACCGTTTCGATGCCGCCGGCAAGCAGGCCCCGGTCAACCTGACCGCGTCCAACCCGGCCTGGGATGCCGGCCCGGTGTTCAGCGCCGACGGCAGGACCCTGTTCTACCGCGCCATGAAGCGCCCGGGCTTCGAGGCCGACCGCTTCGGCCTGATGGCGATGGACGTGGCCAGCGGCAAGACCCGTGAGATTGCCCCGCAGTGGGATCGCTCGGCCGGTGAAATCAACCTGTCCAGCGATGGCGCCAGCATCTACACCACCACCGACGACCTCGGCGAGCACCCGCTGTTCCAGATCGACGTGGCCAGCGGCAAGGCCACCAAGGTCATCGGTGATGGCACCGTGTCCTCGGTCAGCGTGGCCGGCAACAGCGTGGCCATCACCCGCAACAGCCTGAAGAGCAACGACCAGGTGCTCGTCGGCCTGCTGCCGGCCGCCGGCCAGCCGATCGGCGAACTGCGCGCGCTGACCCCGGCCGCTGGCGACGTGCTGAAGGACGTCACCTTCGGCGACTTCGAGCAGTTCAGCTTCAAGGGTTGGAACAACGACACCGTGCACGGCTACGTGGTCAAGCCGCACAACTACCAGGAAGGCAAGTCCTACCCGGTCGCGTTCCTCATCCACGGCGGCCCGCAGGGCAGCTTCGGCAACGGCTGGAGCTACCGCTGGAACCCGCAGACCTACACCGGCCAGGGCTATGCCGTGGTCATGATCGACTTCCACGGTTCCACCGGCTACGGCCAGGCCTTCACCGATGCGATCAGCCAGCACTGGGGCGACCGTCCGCTGGAAGACCTGCAGAAGGGCTGGGATGCCGCGCTGAAGAAGTATTCCTTCCTCAACGGCGACAAGGCCTGCGCACTGGGCGCCAGCTACGGCGGCTTCATGGTCAACTGGATCGCCGGCAACTGGAACAGCCCGTTCAAGTGCCTGGTCAACCATGACGGCGTGTTCGACCAGCGCATGATGGGCTACGCCACCGAAGAACTGTGGTTCACCGAATGGGAGCAGGGCGGCACGCCGTACGAAAAGGCTGCCAACTTCGAGAAGTTCAACCCGGTCAACCACGTGGCCGACTGGAAGAAGCCGATCCTGGTCATCCATGGCCAGCAGGACTTCCGCATTCCGGTCGAACAGGGCCTGGCTGCCTTCACTGCCGCCCAGCGCCAGGGCATCGAATCGAAGTTCCTGTACTTCCCGGACGAGAACCACTGGGTGCTGAAGCCGAACAACAGCATCCTGTGGCATGACACCGTCAACGCCTGGCTGAAGCAGCACATCGGCGAATAA
- the minC gene encoding septum site-determining protein MinC yields MNFDYEQAGELKIGQVGIANLRIRTLDVERLVQEMQERVNRAPKLFGRAAVILDFGGLSQVPDVATAQALVDGLRSAGVLPVALAYGTTAVDLLSQQLGLPLLAKFRAQYERAEAEPAPPPPAPAPEPRRAAKAEPAAAPVAPVGKVADAAAPQPGRMQLGNVRSGQQLYAENCDLTVMATVGAGAEVIADGSIHIYGTLRGRALAGAQGNTAARIFCRDFHAELVAIAGHYKVLDDVPDNLRGKAVQVWLEQDQIKIAALD; encoded by the coding sequence GTGAATTTCGATTACGAACAGGCCGGTGAACTGAAGATCGGCCAGGTGGGCATCGCCAACCTGCGCATCCGTACCCTTGATGTCGAACGCCTCGTGCAGGAAATGCAGGAACGCGTGAACCGTGCGCCGAAGCTGTTCGGCCGCGCGGCCGTCATCCTGGATTTCGGCGGCCTGAGCCAGGTGCCCGACGTGGCCACCGCGCAGGCGCTGGTGGATGGGCTGCGCAGCGCCGGCGTGCTGCCGGTGGCACTGGCCTACGGCACCACGGCGGTCGACCTGCTCTCGCAGCAGCTGGGCCTGCCGCTGCTGGCCAAGTTCCGTGCGCAGTACGAGCGTGCCGAGGCCGAACCGGCCCCGCCGCCGCCCGCACCCGCACCCGAACCGCGTCGTGCCGCCAAGGCCGAACCGGCCGCGGCGCCCGTCGCCCCGGTGGGCAAGGTGGCCGATGCCGCCGCACCGCAGCCGGGCCGCATGCAGCTGGGCAACGTGCGTTCGGGCCAGCAGCTTTACGCGGAAAACTGCGACCTGACCGTGATGGCCACCGTCGGCGCAGGCGCCGAGGTCATCGCCGACGGCAGCATCCATATCTACGGGACCCTGCGCGGCCGCGCGCTGGCAGGGGCCCAGGGCAACACCGCGGCACGTATTTTCTGCCGTGATTTCCATGCGGAACTGGTCGCCATTGCAGGCCATTACAAGGTACTGGACGATGTGCCGGACAACCTGCGCGGCAAGGCCGTGCAGGTGTGGCTGGAACAGGACCAGATCAAGATCGCTGCGCTGGACTGA
- a CDS encoding heparan-alpha-glucosaminide N-acetyltransferase domain-containing protein: protein MPPSPSPRLASIDQLRGTVMLLMLLDHVRETFFLQHQVGDPMDAASVSPALFACRLLAHLCAPVFVLLTGLSAWLYGQRQADPRRATAAFLLKRGLFMVVLELTLVNLAWTFQFPPETLYLQVIWAIGLSMIALAGLLWLPRPALLVLGVLLVAGHNLFDDLRVEGNGVLAVLWKVLHQRDWIEAGALRLRTSYPVLPWIGVIALGYLMGPWFARDRDPAQRTRWLLWAGLGALAAFAALRLANGYGETPWQHQDSTLRTWMSVFNVTKYPPSLQFLLLTLGVGLLLLRLYEWPPLARALRPLGDIGAAPMFFYLLHLYVLKLLYVAALAIWGPTHGSLYALDSVAGLLLVACALAVVLYPPTLAFARFKARRRDLAWLRYL from the coding sequence ATGCCCCCTTCCCCCTCCCCCCGGCTGGCCTCCATCGACCAGCTGCGCGGCACCGTGATGCTGCTGATGCTGCTGGACCACGTGCGCGAGACGTTCTTCCTGCAGCACCAGGTGGGCGACCCGATGGATGCCGCCAGCGTGTCCCCTGCCCTGTTCGCCTGCCGCCTGCTGGCGCATCTGTGCGCCCCGGTCTTCGTGCTGCTCACCGGCCTGTCGGCGTGGCTGTATGGCCAGCGCCAGGCCGACCCGCGCCGCGCCACCGCCGCTTTCCTGCTCAAGCGCGGCCTGTTCATGGTGGTGCTGGAACTGACCCTGGTAAACCTTGCCTGGACCTTCCAGTTCCCGCCCGAGACGCTGTACCTGCAGGTGATCTGGGCCATCGGGCTGAGCATGATCGCGCTGGCCGGCCTGCTGTGGCTGCCGCGCCCGGCGCTGCTGGTACTGGGCGTGCTGCTGGTGGCCGGCCACAACCTGTTCGATGACCTGCGCGTGGAAGGCAACGGCGTGCTGGCCGTGCTGTGGAAAGTGCTGCACCAGCGCGACTGGATCGAGGCCGGCGCGCTGCGCCTGCGCACCTCCTACCCGGTGCTGCCGTGGATCGGCGTGATCGCCCTGGGCTACCTGATGGGGCCGTGGTTCGCCCGTGACCGCGACCCGGCGCAACGCACGCGCTGGCTGCTGTGGGCCGGGCTGGGCGCCCTGGCGGCCTTCGCCGCGCTGCGCCTGGCCAACGGCTATGGCGAGACACCCTGGCAACACCAGGACAGCACCCTGCGCACGTGGATGAGCGTGTTCAACGTGACCAAGTACCCGCCCTCGCTGCAGTTCCTGCTGCTCACCCTGGGCGTGGGGCTGTTGCTGCTGCGCCTGTACGAATGGCCGCCGCTGGCGCGCGCCCTGCGCCCGCTGGGCGACATCGGTGCCGCGCCGATGTTCTTCTACCTGCTGCACCTGTACGTGCTGAAGCTGCTGTACGTGGCCGCGCTGGCGATCTGGGGGCCGACCCACGGCAGCCTGTACGCGCTGGATTCGGTGGCCGGCCTGCTGCTGGTGGCCTGCGCTTTGGCGGTGGTGCTCTACCCGCCCACCCTGGCATTTGCCCGGTTCAAGGCGCGCCGCCGCGATCTGGCGTGGCTGCGGTACCTGTAG
- the minE gene encoding cell division topological specificity factor MinE, whose translation MGLFDFLKAKKTTAETAKNRLQIIIAQERSNRGGPDYLPLLQRELLEVIKKYVNIDVDAVKVDLVKDGQHDVLDISVALPEGPEKP comes from the coding sequence ATGGGCCTGTTCGATTTCCTCAAAGCGAAGAAGACCACCGCCGAAACCGCGAAGAACCGCCTGCAGATCATCATCGCGCAGGAACGCAGCAACCGCGGTGGCCCCGATTACCTGCCGCTGCTGCAGCGCGAGCTGCTGGAAGTGATCAAGAAGTACGTCAACATCGACGTCGACGCAGTGAAGGTCGACCTGGTGAAGGATGGCCAGCACGATGTGCTGGACATCTCCGTGGCGCTGCCCGAAGGCCCGGAAAAACCCTGA